In Bradyrhizobium sp. CCBAU 051011, the following are encoded in one genomic region:
- a CDS encoding phosphopantetheine-binding protein — MSNSADRLRQAADSEDEIEHVILGHIKADFVADAACELHPETSLEGVVDSTAIMELVVWIEGVFGFTVELDDITPDNFGSVRQLARWIARNTNRKGC, encoded by the coding sequence ATGTCAAACTCCGCCGACCGACTACGCCAAGCCGCCGACAGTGAGGACGAGATCGAGCACGTGATCCTAGGGCACATCAAGGCGGATTTCGTCGCCGACGCAGCATGCGAGCTGCACCCGGAGACCAGTCTCGAAGGCGTCGTCGACTCGACGGCGATCATGGAGCTGGTCGTGTGGATCGAGGGCGTCTTTGGTTTCACTGTCGAGCTTGACGATATTACCCCGGACAACTTCGGCAGCGTCCGGCAGCTTGCCCGCTGGATCGCAAGAAACACAAACCGCAAAGGCTGCTGA
- a CDS encoding alpha/beta hydrolase has translation MRSVVGADGYSLRYRVWPADEALRATLILLHGVMSHSGWFQPLADHLGEAGLKIIGADRRGSGLNEEGRGDAPSARMLVDDVRRIIAAERSEGRPVHLAGWCWGAVLAVNVAATCQQELASLVLIAPGLHPSEAVTAAMKRQDAIARHPHCGALAIPITEDMFTRGPHLAAIEADELRCRLITPRFHNIMRKLGVGAKLRLGQLDLPMLLVLAGTDEATDNFHTRRTFAALRRSAVTIKEICGSHGLQFEAPDQLADAVASFTAIVGDPADVRHAG, from the coding sequence GTGCGATCCGTCGTAGGCGCGGACGGCTATTCGCTGCGCTATCGGGTGTGGCCGGCAGACGAGGCCCTGCGCGCCACCTTGATCCTCCTGCACGGTGTGATGAGCCATTCCGGCTGGTTTCAACCGCTCGCAGACCATCTCGGCGAGGCCGGCCTGAAGATCATCGGTGCGGATCGCCGCGGTTCGGGCCTCAACGAGGAGGGCCGGGGCGATGCGCCATCCGCGAGGATGCTGGTTGACGATGTGAGACGCATCATTGCTGCCGAGCGGAGCGAGGGGCGTCCGGTGCATCTCGCCGGCTGGTGCTGGGGCGCCGTGCTAGCTGTCAACGTGGCGGCCACGTGCCAGCAGGAGCTTGCAAGCTTGGTCCTGATAGCGCCTGGTCTTCATCCCTCTGAGGCAGTTACAGCAGCGATGAAACGGCAGGATGCGATCGCGCGTCACCCGCACTGTGGTGCCCTTGCGATCCCGATCACCGAGGACATGTTCACCCGCGGCCCCCATCTTGCGGCGATTGAGGCCGACGAGTTGCGCTGCCGGCTGATCACGCCGAGGTTCCACAACATTATGCGAAAACTCGGGGTCGGCGCCAAGTTGCGCCTTGGTCAACTCGATCTGCCGATGCTGCTGGTGCTCGCTGGCACGGATGAGGCGACTGACAATTTCCATACGCGCCGAACTTTCGCTGCGCTCAGGCGATCCGCGGTCACGATCAAGGAGATCTGCGGCTCGCATGGGTTGCAGTTCGAGGCACCGGACCAGCTTGCCGACGCAGTTGCGTCGTTCACCGCGATCGTCGGCGACCCGGCGGATGTACGTCATGCAGGTTGA
- a CDS encoding class I adenylate-forming enzyme family protein — protein MLLHDLLTQAAARWPDKLAAIFPGEAATFAQLDRMSLALAEHLAHMGIGPSSRVAILHESSLAAIVSYWAVLRSGAATVDIAPVAGPAALAALTEARPAAMVIQPQLLRRMMSDDLDWCPAIVLSGAEASDLAAPLNAAGCLFLMFETTCEAGGPVVELPRSDPESVAMCIYTSGTTGRSKGVMLSHKNLLSNLTSFNSRLGLTSDDRLLLVAPLHYIHGRIQLLTFTMLGATTVFSGGFRFAQAVVHDLVRHRITTLSGVPYHFSMLLNHSRLREMSPPDLRHLIITGGALAPSALRALQEAVPQAALHVNYGLTEASPRLTYHGPSHEVLARPASSGRPLPGVIIEILGSKDEPLPPGTVGEVVASSPGIMVGYVSGDERTIGRIDGRGRLRTGDLGYLDADGYLYIAGRSCEMIKTAGERLFPGEIEQVLQTHPGIAEAAVLGRPDPLLGERVVAYIVTKTGHRPCHAELKRHCLNALPYVRVPKEIHIVAELPKTASGKVRREALRGWSAASCGDVAHEVMP, from the coding sequence ATGCTGCTCCACGACCTGCTGACGCAAGCCGCGGCGCGCTGGCCCGACAAGCTTGCTGCCATCTTTCCCGGCGAAGCAGCGACCTTTGCGCAGCTTGACCGGATGAGTCTTGCGTTGGCGGAACATCTTGCCCACATGGGAATCGGCCCGTCGAGCCGGGTCGCAATCCTCCATGAGAGTTCACTTGCCGCGATCGTCAGCTATTGGGCCGTTCTGCGCAGCGGCGCCGCCACCGTCGACATAGCGCCGGTGGCGGGCCCGGCAGCGCTCGCGGCCCTTACAGAGGCTCGGCCCGCCGCAATGGTCATCCAGCCCCAATTGCTACGGCGAATGATGAGCGACGATCTCGACTGGTGTCCGGCCATCGTCCTAAGCGGTGCTGAGGCCTCGGATCTCGCCGCGCCCCTGAATGCCGCCGGCTGCCTGTTCCTCATGTTCGAAACGACGTGTGAGGCGGGCGGCCCGGTTGTGGAATTGCCGCGATCGGATCCCGAGAGCGTCGCTATGTGCATCTATACCTCAGGCACCACAGGACGTTCCAAGGGGGTGATGTTGAGCCACAAGAACCTGCTGTCGAATCTCACCAGCTTCAATAGCCGGCTGGGCCTGACCAGCGACGATCGCCTACTGCTCGTTGCTCCACTGCACTACATCCACGGTCGCATCCAACTCCTGACCTTCACGATGCTGGGCGCTACGACCGTGTTCTCGGGCGGTTTTCGGTTTGCCCAGGCCGTCGTGCATGATCTTGTCCGGCACCGTATCACAACCCTCTCGGGAGTGCCGTATCACTTCTCCATGCTGCTTAATCACAGCCGGCTGCGAGAGATGTCGCCGCCCGATCTGCGCCACCTTATCATTACTGGCGGTGCATTGGCGCCGTCCGCCTTGCGTGCTCTCCAGGAGGCAGTCCCCCAAGCCGCACTCCATGTCAACTACGGCCTGACCGAGGCGTCGCCGCGCCTGACCTATCATGGCCCATCGCACGAGGTCCTGGCGCGGCCTGCATCGTCCGGGCGCCCACTTCCCGGCGTTATTATCGAGATCCTCGGTTCGAAAGACGAGCCACTGCCGCCTGGGACAGTTGGCGAGGTGGTCGCTAGCAGTCCCGGAATCATGGTAGGATATGTGTCGGGAGATGAACGGACGATCGGCCGGATTGATGGGCGTGGTCGGCTGAGAACCGGTGATCTCGGATATTTGGACGCCGACGGCTATCTGTACATTGCCGGCCGCAGCTGCGAAATGATCAAGACGGCGGGCGAGCGCCTGTTCCCAGGCGAGATCGAGCAGGTACTGCAGACGCATCCGGGCATTGCGGAGGCGGCCGTGCTTGGCCGGCCAGATCCGCTTCTTGGGGAGCGCGTAGTGGCCTACATCGTCACCAAGACAGGGCATCGCCCATGCCATGCAGAACTCAAGCGGCACTGCCTGAACGCACTTCCGTATGTGCGCGTGCCCAAAGAGATCCATATCGTCGCAGAATTACCCAAGACGGCCTCCGGCAAGGTCCGGCGCGAGGCTCTGCGCGGCTGGTCCGCGGCATCGTGCGGCGACGTTGCGCATGAGGTGATGCCATGA
- a CDS encoding phytanoyl-CoA dioxygenase family protein has protein sequence METITIGKTKEGLPVDIEMVPGRGADWGDEEAFAAHYRDQGYVIARGLIPAERADDVVAAFHSEVKPYRGLILRQLTTRREAHRFSANGHMINPILSVQDLSDEQFTKFRRDSLSVLTHQNVQRVLRILAGERVTCVESMYFESSARGTITHADGHFMDASIPGAMIAGWYALEDIHAGAGRFYLLPQSQLLGTDAPGFAPLRTFWKQYEELSEHTARTFNYNSEETNAALRIKHARLLARGLAGVSFYSPALQKGDVVLWSSRVLHGSLKPDAPQHSRSSLTAHYIPRSYGYVQYGRPTELHPREVNGMAVHHLRSVRSARECAS, from the coding sequence ATGGAAACGATTACAATAGGGAAGACAAAGGAAGGCTTGCCGGTAGATATCGAAATGGTGCCGGGCCGAGGTGCAGACTGGGGGGACGAGGAGGCGTTTGCCGCGCATTATCGAGATCAGGGTTATGTGATTGCACGAGGCCTCATTCCTGCCGAGCGCGCCGACGACGTCGTTGCGGCCTTCCACTCCGAGGTCAAGCCGTATCGCGGACTGATCTTGCGCCAGCTCACCACGCGCAGGGAAGCACATCGCTTCTCTGCCAATGGTCATATGATCAATCCGATCCTCAGCGTTCAGGATCTGAGCGATGAGCAGTTCACCAAGTTCCGTCGCGACAGCCTCTCAGTGCTGACGCACCAGAACGTTCAGCGCGTCCTACGTATCCTCGCTGGCGAGCGGGTCACCTGCGTTGAATCAATGTACTTCGAGTCTAGTGCGCGCGGGACCATCACCCATGCAGACGGACATTTCATGGATGCGTCCATTCCCGGTGCGATGATCGCAGGCTGGTACGCGCTTGAGGACATTCATGCCGGCGCCGGCCGCTTCTATCTTTTGCCGCAGAGCCAGCTTCTCGGTACCGACGCGCCAGGCTTTGCTCCTCTGCGCACTTTCTGGAAGCAATACGAGGAGCTATCGGAGCACACCGCGCGCACCTTCAACTATAACAGCGAGGAAACAAATGCGGCGTTGCGCATCAAGCACGCGCGGTTGTTGGCGCGAGGTCTCGCGGGCGTATCGTTCTATTCGCCGGCCCTTCAAAAAGGTGACGTGGTGCTGTGGAGCTCGCGGGTGCTGCACGGCAGTCTGAAGCCCGACGCCCCGCAGCACTCACGCAGCTCGCTGACTGCTCACTACATTCCCCGCTCCTATGGATATGTTCAGTACGGCCGGCCGACCGAACTCCACCCGCGGGAGGTCAACGGCATGGCAGTGCATCACCTGCGCTCGGTCCGCAGCGCTCGGGAATGTGCATCGTGA
- a CDS encoding MbtH family NRPS accessory protein encodes MSLDGPDDSTVYRVVVNHEEQYSIWPVTKAIPRGWSDAGKKGSRAACLAHIEQVWTDMRPRSLRNQGET; translated from the coding sequence ATGAGCCTAGACGGACCTGACGACAGCACGGTCTACCGCGTGGTGGTTAACCACGAGGAACAGTATTCGATCTGGCCGGTCACGAAAGCAATTCCTCGAGGATGGTCCGACGCCGGCAAGAAGGGCAGCCGGGCGGCATGCCTCGCCCATATCGAGCAGGTGTGGACCGACATGCGGCCGCGCAGCCTGCGCAACCAAGGTGAGACCTGA
- a CDS encoding SDR family NAD(P)-dependent oxidoreductase codes for MKIDLGGKVIIVTGAGRGIGREIALMAAAANAAVVLAARTQSQLDQVASAIAASGGVAHPMPIDLREVHASADLVKATLDRFARIDVIVNNAGATAVANTVMQRGDDLRAIYDLNVFALIALTQAALRHMIRSRWGRIINISSVSAKYGPAYNSAYASSKAAVLGFTRSVARETAALGITSNAICPWHVKTDFVDQAMGHRARMFGKTAESYMDEIVAASPMKRFIEAREVAGLAVYLMSDFAAGITGQSLNVCGGTLME; via the coding sequence ATGAAGATCGACCTCGGCGGCAAAGTCATCATCGTCACCGGTGCCGGACGCGGGATTGGACGTGAGATCGCGCTGATGGCGGCCGCAGCTAACGCCGCCGTGGTCCTGGCCGCGCGCACGCAGTCTCAACTCGATCAGGTTGCCTCAGCGATTGCTGCAAGCGGCGGGGTTGCCCACCCGATGCCAATCGATCTGCGAGAAGTGCACGCTAGTGCTGATCTCGTGAAGGCCACGCTTGATCGCTTCGCCAGGATCGACGTCATCGTCAACAATGCCGGAGCCACCGCCGTCGCCAATACAGTCATGCAGAGGGGAGACGATCTCCGGGCGATCTACGACCTCAACGTCTTCGCGCTGATCGCACTCACCCAAGCGGCACTCCGGCACATGATCCGGTCGCGCTGGGGCCGCATCATCAATATCTCATCAGTATCAGCGAAATACGGGCCAGCCTACAACAGTGCCTATGCCTCTTCGAAGGCTGCTGTGCTGGGCTTCACCCGTTCTGTCGCGCGCGAGACTGCAGCCCTCGGCATCACGTCCAACGCGATCTGCCCATGGCACGTCAAGACCGATTTCGTTGATCAGGCGATGGGGCACCGCGCAAGAATGTTCGGCAAGACCGCGGAAAGCTATATGGACGAGATCGTTGCCGCGAGTCCTATGAAGAGATTCATCGAAGCCCGCGAAGTGGCCGGCCTGGCCGTTTATTTGATGTCCGATTTCGCCGCAGGGATAACCGGGCAGTCGCTCAATGTTTGCGGTGGGACGCTGATGGAATGA
- a CDS encoding mandelate racemase/muconate lactonizing enzyme family protein, with product MQVERFELHPVRLPLRAPFSHARYRRRESHAIIVVLRCQTGLAGFGEILPRDYVTGETVESVLTTLGPAMGARFTGRHFDDRTSVVTHLHRELDHAGRHLATFCGFETALLDLAGHAFGFALGKVLGRKAGPPLPAGTVIGFDVTTEALPRHAAVMRLRHTRHVKMKVGLVDDVERLTIVAEALGAPLRIDANAAWESAAEAVRRLRSMRAIPLASVEQPLAPYDFVGARRIRQETGIPVVADEGLCTGEDADRLIEERAADIFNIRLAKCGGLLGALRLVERAQANGLRCHLGTMVGESGILTRLAELFGRFVHGFDWLDGKGQNAWLLANDVLEEPHAAVHAPISASGLGVRVSRDRISRFTMLGENHGPTR from the coding sequence ATGCAGGTTGAGCGATTCGAGCTCCATCCTGTTCGACTGCCGCTGAGAGCACCATTTAGCCATGCGCGCTACCGGCGAAGAGAGTCGCACGCAATCATTGTCGTGCTGCGCTGTCAAACCGGACTTGCGGGCTTTGGCGAAATCCTTCCCCGCGACTATGTGACCGGCGAGACCGTCGAGAGCGTGCTGACCACGCTCGGCCCGGCCATGGGTGCGCGCTTTACCGGACGGCACTTCGACGATCGCACCAGTGTGGTCACCCATCTTCATCGCGAGCTCGATCATGCGGGTCGTCACCTGGCGACCTTCTGCGGGTTCGAGACCGCGCTCCTCGACCTGGCAGGACACGCCTTTGGGTTCGCTCTCGGTAAGGTCCTTGGCAGAAAAGCCGGGCCGCCGCTGCCGGCCGGGACGGTGATTGGCTTTGACGTGACGACCGAGGCCCTGCCGCGACACGCTGCGGTAATGCGGCTGCGCCATACGCGGCACGTTAAAATGAAGGTCGGCCTGGTCGATGATGTCGAGCGGCTCACCATCGTAGCCGAGGCGCTCGGCGCGCCGCTGCGAATCGATGCCAATGCCGCGTGGGAATCGGCTGCCGAGGCAGTCCGTCGTTTGCGTTCCATGAGGGCGATCCCGCTCGCGTCGGTTGAGCAGCCGCTGGCGCCGTACGATTTCGTCGGCGCTCGACGCATCCGACAGGAGACCGGCATTCCGGTGGTCGCAGACGAAGGGCTGTGCACAGGGGAGGACGCGGATCGGTTGATCGAGGAGCGTGCCGCGGACATCTTCAACATCCGGCTGGCCAAATGCGGAGGCCTCCTCGGCGCGTTGCGTCTCGTCGAGCGCGCGCAGGCGAATGGGCTGCGCTGCCATCTTGGAACGATGGTAGGGGAGAGCGGTATCCTCACACGTCTCGCCGAGCTGTTCGGCCGCTTCGTACATGGTTTCGACTGGCTCGACGGCAAGGGACAGAATGCATGGCTTCTCGCCAACGACGTTCTAGAGGAACCGCACGCGGCGGTGCACGCTCCGATCTCGGCATCCGGGCTCGGGGTACGTGTCTCGCGTGACCGCATTTCCAGGTTCACCATGCTGGGTGAAAATCATGGCCCAACTAGATAA
- a CDS encoding FAD-binding protein: MKTYTTDVLIVGGGGAATAAAISAHESGARTILAVKGRFGVPGLRGAGATSNPLADFWTIRTVGPKGGLFNPPDLVHQDMIQAGLGMADAELCRIYVDEAPEAIKRLRAMGVQFQNKVLAVMPAVAASSGTNNIVAIQKAVIEHTKTTVLEHANVIDMLVEAGRCFGAVGIDDWGEPFLVRAGAVVLATGGVGQLFRYSFNPPGNTGDGYAMVLRAGAELFNMEFMQQGLATTWPSQAMVMLYDMPEPFRLFNRDGKSFVQQYLLDGVTLEEVSRCKALHWPVSCRDAAIHLDRAIHGEALAGRAGPHDGVYLDLSLARRAFLPEMFVNYMAQFDIDLNRDLLQVQNHHHTCNGGARVDSHGETRVRGLFAAGETMGYQGADRLGGTMLGGSQVFGFRAGRKAAEVAREEPDLGVHSGLLDRLLHEPLARLAEAKGPARPGDLLRPLQQKMWAELLVEKDEESLARALQYVADDRERLATGIRTFEPMDCMLALEHRNLLDIAEVIIRAAMLRTESRGSHYRADYPDRNDADWLTNIFAALDDGQLRLETRRTDRTWFGQAGDLRILPWG, encoded by the coding sequence GTGAAAACCTACACGACCGATGTTCTGATCGTGGGCGGAGGTGGGGCGGCGACCGCGGCTGCCATCAGCGCCCATGAGAGTGGCGCGCGGACAATCCTAGCGGTGAAGGGACGCTTCGGCGTACCAGGGTTGCGTGGCGCGGGCGCGACGTCGAACCCGCTGGCCGATTTCTGGACCATCCGCACGGTCGGGCCAAAAGGTGGGCTGTTCAATCCACCCGATCTGGTCCATCAAGACATGATCCAGGCAGGCTTGGGCATGGCCGATGCCGAGCTGTGTCGCATCTATGTCGACGAGGCGCCGGAAGCAATCAAGCGATTGCGCGCCATGGGTGTTCAGTTCCAGAACAAGGTCCTGGCCGTCATGCCGGCCGTAGCGGCATCCAGTGGCACCAACAACATCGTTGCTATTCAGAAGGCAGTGATCGAGCATACAAAGACCACCGTGCTCGAGCATGCCAATGTGATTGACATGCTGGTCGAGGCCGGCCGGTGTTTCGGCGCTGTTGGCATTGACGATTGGGGCGAGCCGTTCCTGGTCCGGGCCGGTGCGGTCGTGCTTGCGACGGGCGGGGTCGGGCAGCTCTTCCGGTACAGCTTCAATCCGCCAGGCAACACCGGGGACGGCTACGCCATGGTGCTGCGCGCCGGAGCCGAGCTGTTTAATATGGAATTCATGCAGCAGGGTCTAGCGACGACTTGGCCGAGCCAGGCGATGGTGATGCTCTACGACATGCCGGAGCCCTTCCGTCTGTTCAATCGTGACGGCAAGTCCTTCGTCCAGCAGTATCTGCTGGACGGTGTCACCCTCGAAGAGGTATCGCGGTGCAAGGCGCTGCACTGGCCCGTCAGTTGCCGCGATGCCGCCATCCACCTCGACCGTGCCATTCACGGCGAGGCGCTCGCAGGGCGTGCAGGCCCGCATGATGGCGTGTACCTTGATCTTTCGTTGGCGCGACGCGCCTTCCTGCCCGAGATGTTTGTCAATTACATGGCGCAGTTTGATATCGACCTCAACCGGGACCTGTTGCAGGTTCAGAATCACCACCACACCTGCAATGGTGGCGCACGTGTCGACTCCCATGGAGAGACACGGGTCCGCGGCCTGTTCGCTGCCGGCGAGACGATGGGTTATCAGGGCGCGGATCGGCTCGGCGGCACTATGCTCGGCGGCTCGCAGGTGTTCGGTTTTCGCGCTGGCCGTAAGGCCGCCGAAGTGGCGCGCGAAGAGCCTGATCTCGGTGTCCACTCGGGCCTGCTCGATCGGTTGCTCCACGAACCGCTAGCGCGTCTTGCTGAGGCCAAGGGGCCGGCGCGCCCGGGCGATCTGCTGCGCCCCCTTCAGCAAAAGATGTGGGCGGAGCTGCTGGTCGAGAAGGACGAAGAGAGTCTTGCAAGGGCCCTGCAGTATGTCGCCGACGATCGCGAGCGGCTCGCCACGGGCATTCGCACGTTCGAGCCGATGGATTGCATGCTCGCGCTGGAGCACCGCAACCTGCTCGATATAGCCGAGGTCATCATCCGCGCTGCGATGTTGCGCACCGAGAGCCGCGGCTCACATTATCGCGCGGACTATCCGGACAGGAATGATGCGGATTGGCTGACGAATATCTTCGCCGCTCTTGACGATGGCCAGCTCCGCCTGGAGACACGCCGCACCGATCGGACGTGGTTCGGGCAGGCAGGCGATTTGCGTATCCTACCATGGGGGTGA
- a CDS encoding UbiD family decarboxylase, whose translation MSDLRSFLDLVRAQRPSDFIEIKREVDRRFETAAILSKLEMQQRSPILLFGSVRGAALPLVTNVCGSMGRIAFALSCPIKDVSARYAVAAAAPIQPKVTRDAPVQEIRATGRDIDLGRLPALVYHEYDADKPYITAAVAVARDPDSGRTNLSVHRLMVRDSTSAAVFIERGKHLDGILQAFRRAGRIMPIAFFIGSHPAWLLGAVYSGPLEEYGVIGGLLREPLSIVECVTQTGLFVPARAEVVLEGVIDPDQLVEEGPFGEWSGYSTGIVRSPLFQVSAMTMRRDAIFQDVVSGHMEHLTVELPAIEHRTLARARAAAPSVAAFAVIAPFTSVVALEKTAEDEPKRVMDALLSTDIQAKHLIVVDADVDIRDPRRVFRAIGLNTQPVRDVHIYPDESGTLLDPSCTSPTARTSKMGIDATRRLAPTRQIKPNQVPSDVLASVDISDVLKRRP comes from the coding sequence ATGAGTGATCTCCGGAGCTTCCTCGACCTCGTCAGGGCGCAGCGCCCGTCGGACTTTATCGAGATCAAGCGCGAGGTAGATCGCCGGTTTGAGACCGCGGCGATTCTATCGAAGCTCGAGATGCAGCAGCGTTCGCCTATCCTGCTGTTCGGATCGGTCCGCGGCGCGGCCCTACCGCTGGTGACAAATGTGTGCGGCTCGATGGGCCGCATCGCTTTTGCACTCAGCTGTCCGATCAAGGACGTGTCGGCACGCTATGCTGTTGCCGCGGCGGCTCCCATCCAGCCGAAGGTGACGCGCGATGCACCGGTCCAGGAGATACGTGCGACCGGGCGTGATATCGACCTTGGGCGCCTTCCGGCACTCGTCTATCACGAATATGACGCCGACAAGCCCTATATCACCGCGGCCGTCGCTGTTGCTCGCGATCCGGATAGCGGCCGGACGAATCTGAGCGTGCATCGTCTGATGGTTCGCGATAGCACGAGCGCAGCCGTCTTTATTGAGCGCGGCAAGCACCTGGACGGCATCTTGCAGGCCTTCCGTCGAGCCGGCCGCATCATGCCGATAGCTTTTTTTATTGGATCGCATCCGGCGTGGCTTCTTGGCGCGGTTTATTCGGGCCCACTCGAGGAGTACGGTGTGATCGGCGGTCTGCTACGCGAGCCACTCTCCATTGTCGAGTGTGTCACTCAAACAGGTCTGTTCGTACCTGCTCGCGCCGAGGTCGTGCTCGAGGGCGTGATCGATCCTGACCAACTCGTCGAAGAAGGGCCATTTGGTGAGTGGTCCGGCTATAGCACCGGGATCGTGCGTTCGCCGCTGTTTCAGGTCAGCGCCATGACGATGAGGCGCGACGCGATCTTCCAGGATGTGGTGAGCGGGCATATGGAGCATCTGACCGTCGAACTCCCGGCGATCGAGCACCGCACGCTCGCTCGGGCCCGCGCAGCGGCCCCGAGCGTCGCCGCCTTCGCGGTTATCGCGCCGTTCACGTCTGTGGTCGCGCTGGAGAAAACGGCCGAGGACGAGCCGAAGCGGGTGATGGACGCGCTGCTGTCCACCGACATCCAAGCCAAGCATTTGATCGTGGTGGATGCTGATGTCGACATCCGCGATCCGCGCCGAGTGTTCCGTGCGATTGGGCTGAACACGCAGCCAGTGCGGGACGTCCATATCTATCCCGATGAATCGGGAACGCTGCTCGATCCGTCCTGCACGTCGCCGACGGCAAGGACGTCGAAGATGGGAATCGATGCCACCCGTCGGCTCGCGCCGACGCGTCAGATCAAGCCTAACCAGGTGCCCTCGGACGTTCTGGCCAGTGTCGACATCAGCGACGTTCTAAAACGCAGGCCTTGA